Proteins co-encoded in one Xiphophorus couchianus chromosome 3, X_couchianus-1.0, whole genome shotgun sequence genomic window:
- the sdc2 gene encoding syndecan-2, with the protein MKNLWLFFLVALSTGFISDKLLVLSHSTISQADDLYIEEPGSGDVPIDDEDGEDDGSGSGSGSGDHGFSILSDQDEVFRFLNITESILYKEVLPLPAEPTVSSISDPQPKSADDTDETPDSTSNFVDEDLSTSASPVDATTDISPPVNEEILVDTKVLIKVESDNFPEGRRNNRRNELNSPQEVTSENLWERTEVLAAVIACGVVGFLCAISLLLLLAYRMKKKDEGSYDLGDTKMSATAYHKAPTKEFYA; encoded by the exons cTCCTTGTCCTGTCCCATTCAACTATTTCCCAAGCAGATGACCTTTACATAGAGGAACCAGGATCAGGTGACGTCCCCATAGATGATGAAGACGGTGAAGATGATGGATCTGGCTCTGGGTCAGGGTCTGGAGACCATG GTTTCAGTATCCTGTCAGATCAAGACGAAGTATTCAGGTTCCTGAACATCACTGAGAGCATCCTTTACAAAGAGGTGCTGCCACTTCCAGCAGAGCCGACTGTGAGCTCCATTTCCGACCCACAACCCAAATCAGCAGATGACACTGATGAG ACTCCAGACTCCACATCCAACTTTGTCGATGAAGACCTGAGTACCAGTGCCAGTCCTGTCGATGCAACTACTGACATTAGCCCTCCTGTGAATGAAGAGATCCTAGTGGACACCAAAGTCCTGATCAAAGTTGAAAGTGACAATTTTCCTGAAGGCAGACGAAACAACCGGCGGAACGAGCTCAACTCTCCACAGGAAGTCACCTCTGAGAACCTGTGGGAGAGGACAGAGGTTCTTGCAG CTGTCATTGCCTGTGGAGTGGTCGGATTCCTTTGTGCcatttccctcctcctcctcctcgcctACCGCATGAAGAAGAAGGATGAAGGAAGTTATGATTTGGGCGACACCAAAATGTCTGCAACAGCTTATCACAAAGCGCCCACCAAGGAGTTCTATGCCTGA
- the LOC114141274 gene encoding uncharacterized protein LOC114141274, whose translation MVCTCVIQGCGKRPEPYVRNLHGFPNNLETTKAWNDFVKRTRPTWNGNTPSSRVCSEHFQPDCYKNHLVWSMKWVRTLDLKDDFQVPTIYPAAVKKSPVLLAKDDRKAGRDISPIPPGSSNMLASVEIKKEEEESPCSGATMPPPIQECHVKTEYQMMYFVRHVASQTDPPSISPNTRSVGTQVTRIPRQIKVQTTGSQVIFNSQHRIICSDPLKSPLLLLQPTLVKRPSKRLRLGLEYEEEAVQDKTSST comes from the exons ATGGTGTGTACCTGCGTCATTCAGGGCTGCGGGAAAAGACCTGAGCCGTACGTGAGAAACTTGCATGGATTCCCGAATAACTTGGAGACAACAAAAGCCTGGAATGACTTCGTGAAGAGGACCAGACCCACTTGGAATGGCAACACTCCTTCATCGAGGGTCTGTAGCGAGCATTTCCAGCCAGATTGCTATAAAAACCACTTGGTCTGGTCGATGAAATGGGTTAGGACGCTGGATCTGAAAGACGACTTTCAGGTCCCCACAATATATCCTGCAGCGGTTAAGAAAAGTCCTGTATTACTTGCCAAAGATGACCGTAAAGCAGGCAGAGACATCAGCCCGATCCCACCGGGTAGTTCCAACATGCTCGCatcagtagaaataaaaaaagaggaggaggaatcACCCTGCTCAGGAGCCACAATGCCACCTCCTATTCAG GAATGTCATGTAAAGACCGAGTACCAGATGATGTACTTTGTAAGACATGTGGCGTCCCAGACCGACCCTCCATCCATTTCCCCAAACACACGATCAGTCGGCACACAGGTGACCAGGATACCCCGACAAATTAAAGTTCAAACTACAG gctCGCAGGTGATATTTAATAGTCAACATCGTATTATCTGCTCAGACCCCTTAAAGTCACCACTGCTGCTCCTACAACCAACTCTGGTAAAAAGACCATCCAAGAGACTTCGACTTGGACTGGAATATGAGGAGGAAGCAGTTCAGGACAAGACCAGTTCAACGTGA
- the LOC114141220 gene encoding carboxypeptidase Q isoform X1, translating into MALEVKVAFLLPLFMIVMLSLGSDSHTLSERFRSPAIRVVSNETTKKAPDVAAEMGRYEDVAKRIIELAVFGAAQNRSYRRLADFTDTIGNRVSGSRNLEMAIKYMYTAMKQDGLDVHLEPVKIPHWVRGKESAEMIMPRTKSLAILGLGSSVGTPPEGVEAEVLVVQSFEELKRRASEATGRIVVFNQPFISYSETVAYRAFGASEAAKVGAVATLIRSVTPFSINSPHTGLQIYQDGVKRIPTACITVEDAELMWRLAQNKQKIVVRLIMGAQTLPDADSFNTVAEIRGWQHPEQVVLLSGHLDSWDVGQGAMDDGGGVMISWEALSLIKDLGLRPRRTLRAVLWTGEEQGGVGAQQYFNLHKENISNFDLVMESDLGTFTPMGLQFLGSEAARKVMEEVIKLLAPINVTKLETDAEGTDIFLWMQAGIPGASLHVADSRYFWFHHSEGDNMTVQDPHDMDLCSALWAVVAYVVADLEDMLPRRP; encoded by the exons ATGGCATTGGAGGTGAAAGTGGcctttctccttcctctctttaTGATTGTCATGTTGTCACTTGGTTCTGACAGTCATACTCTCTCTGAGCGCTTCAGGAGCCCTGCTATCAGGGTTGTATCTaatgaaaccacaaagaaaG CTCCAGATGTAGCAGCAGAGATGGGAAGATATGAAGATGTGGCCAAGCGCATCATTGAGCTAGCTGTATTTGGTGCGGCCCAGAACCGCTCTTACAGACGGCTGGCTGACTTTACTGACACAATCGGGAACCGGGTCAGTGGGTCACGGAACCTGGAAATGGCTATTAAATACATGTACACTGCCATGAAACAGGATGGACTGGATGTTCATCTAG AACCAGTAAAAATCCCTCACTGGGTTAGAGGGAAGGAGAGTGCAGAGATGATTATGCCCAGGACCAAGAGCCTGGCTATACTGGGCCTGGGCAGCAGTGTAGGAACGCCTCCAGAAG GTGTTGAGGCTGAGGTGTTGGTGGTTCAGTCTTTTGAGGAACTGAAGCGTAGAGCCAGCGAGGCCACAGGGAGGATTGTGGTTTTTAACCAGCCTTTTATCAGCTACTCGGAGACGGTTGCTTATCGTGCTTTCGGTGCTTCAGAGGCAGCTAAAGTGGGAGCTGTGGCCACACTTATTCGATCTGTCACCCCTTTCTCTATTAACAG TCCTCACACAGGTTTGCAGATCTACCAAGACGGAGTGAAGCGAATCCCCACAGCCTGCATCACAGTGGAGGACGCTGAGCTAATGTGGCGTTTGgctcaaaacaaacagaagattGTGGTCAGACTCATAATGGGAGCCCAGACTCTGCCAGATGCTGACTCTTTTAACACAGTGGCTGAGATAAGAGGCTGGCAGCACCCGGAGCAG GTTGTCCTATTGAGCGGTCATCTGGACAGCTGGGATGTTGGCCAGGGCGCCATGGATGATGGAGGTGGAGTCATGATATCCTGGGAGGCTCTGTCCCTCATCAAAGACCTGG GTTTGCGCCCAAGAAGAACTTTGCGAGCGGTTCTGTGGACAGGTGAGGAGCAGGGTGGTGTCGGTGCACAGCAGTACTTCAATCTACACAAG GAGAACATCTCCAACTTTGACCTTGTTATGGAGTCTGACTTGGGGACCTTCACCCCGATGGGTCTGCAGTTTTTAGGCAGTGAGGCGGCACGAAAG GTGATGGAAGAAGTTATCAAACTTTTGGCTCCCATTAATGTAACCAAACTGGAGACTGATGCCGAGGGGACAGATATCTTTCTGTGGATGCAAGCAGGAATCCCAG GGGCCAGCCTTCATGTGGCAGACAGTCGTTACTTTTGGTTCCACCACAGTGAGGGAGACAACATGACAGTCCAGGACCCTCACGACATGGACCTCTGCTCGGCATTGTGGGCCGTGGTTGCGTACGTCGTGGCTGACCTGGAGGACATGCTGCCCAGAAGGCCGTAA
- the LOC114141220 gene encoding carboxypeptidase Q isoform X2, producing MALEVKVAFLLPLFMIVMLSLGSDSHTLSERFRSPAIRVVSNETTKKAPDVAAEMGRYEDVAKRIIELAVFGAAQNRSYRRLADFTDTIGNRVSGSRNLEMAIKYMYTAMKQDGLDVHLEPVKIPHWVRGKESAEMIMPRTKSLAILGLGSSVGTPPEGVEAEVLVVQSFEELKRRASEATGRIVVFNQPFISYSETVAYRAFGASEAAKVGAVATLIRSVTPFSINSPHTGLQIYQDGVKRIPTACITVEDAELMWRLAQNKQKIVVRLIMGAQTLPDADSFNTVAEIRGWQHPEQVVLLSGHLDSWDVGQGAMDDGGGVMISWEALSLIKDLGLRPRRTLRAVLWTGEEQGGVGAQQYFNLHKENISNFDLVMESDLGTFTPMGLQFLGSEAARKVMEEVIKLLAPINVTKLETDAEGTDIFLWMQAGIPGKWG from the exons ATGGCATTGGAGGTGAAAGTGGcctttctccttcctctctttaTGATTGTCATGTTGTCACTTGGTTCTGACAGTCATACTCTCTCTGAGCGCTTCAGGAGCCCTGCTATCAGGGTTGTATCTaatgaaaccacaaagaaaG CTCCAGATGTAGCAGCAGAGATGGGAAGATATGAAGATGTGGCCAAGCGCATCATTGAGCTAGCTGTATTTGGTGCGGCCCAGAACCGCTCTTACAGACGGCTGGCTGACTTTACTGACACAATCGGGAACCGGGTCAGTGGGTCACGGAACCTGGAAATGGCTATTAAATACATGTACACTGCCATGAAACAGGATGGACTGGATGTTCATCTAG AACCAGTAAAAATCCCTCACTGGGTTAGAGGGAAGGAGAGTGCAGAGATGATTATGCCCAGGACCAAGAGCCTGGCTATACTGGGCCTGGGCAGCAGTGTAGGAACGCCTCCAGAAG GTGTTGAGGCTGAGGTGTTGGTGGTTCAGTCTTTTGAGGAACTGAAGCGTAGAGCCAGCGAGGCCACAGGGAGGATTGTGGTTTTTAACCAGCCTTTTATCAGCTACTCGGAGACGGTTGCTTATCGTGCTTTCGGTGCTTCAGAGGCAGCTAAAGTGGGAGCTGTGGCCACACTTATTCGATCTGTCACCCCTTTCTCTATTAACAG TCCTCACACAGGTTTGCAGATCTACCAAGACGGAGTGAAGCGAATCCCCACAGCCTGCATCACAGTGGAGGACGCTGAGCTAATGTGGCGTTTGgctcaaaacaaacagaagattGTGGTCAGACTCATAATGGGAGCCCAGACTCTGCCAGATGCTGACTCTTTTAACACAGTGGCTGAGATAAGAGGCTGGCAGCACCCGGAGCAG GTTGTCCTATTGAGCGGTCATCTGGACAGCTGGGATGTTGGCCAGGGCGCCATGGATGATGGAGGTGGAGTCATGATATCCTGGGAGGCTCTGTCCCTCATCAAAGACCTGG GTTTGCGCCCAAGAAGAACTTTGCGAGCGGTTCTGTGGACAGGTGAGGAGCAGGGTGGTGTCGGTGCACAGCAGTACTTCAATCTACACAAG GAGAACATCTCCAACTTTGACCTTGTTATGGAGTCTGACTTGGGGACCTTCACCCCGATGGGTCTGCAGTTTTTAGGCAGTGAGGCGGCACGAAAG GTGATGGAAGAAGTTATCAAACTTTTGGCTCCCATTAATGTAACCAAACTGGAGACTGATGCCGAGGGGACAGATATCTTTCTGTGGATGCAAGCAGGAATCCCAG GGAAGTGGGGATAG
- the LOC114141262 gene encoding uncharacterized protein LOC114141262 produces the protein MVFTCVIQGCGKRPEPYVRSLHGFPNNLETTKAWNGFVKRTKPCWNGNTPSTRICSEHFQPTCYKNHMAWSMGCVRTLDLIDDFQVPTIYPAVAEKNAPSPSKSNNLKADIHIQTQQNPPGSSTMLAPAEIKQEEEETRCSGTTEAPLIQGCHVKAEYQVMYFVRHVATQTDPPSISTNARSVGTQLTGLSRSTGSQVKMGRDFGVCTVPLKTPRLLLQPTLVKRPNKRLRLALEYEEEASSEAITSTAVQVKTSST, from the exons ATGGTGTTTACCTGCGTCATTCAGGGCTGCGGGAAAAGACCTGAGCCGTACGTGAGAAGCCTGCATGGATTCCCGAATAACTTGGAGACAACAAAAGCCTGGAATGGGTTCGTGAAGCGGACCAAACCGTGTTGGAATGGCAACACTCCTTCAACGAGGATCTGCAGCGAGCATTTCCAGCCAACATGTTATAAAAACCACATGGCCTGGTCGATGGGATGTGTAAGGACGCTGGATCTGATAGATGACTTTCAGGTGCCAACGATTTATCCTGCTGTGGCTGAGAAAAATGCTCCATCCCCCTCCAAAAGCAATAATCTCAAAGCAGACATACACATACAGACCCAACAGAACCCACCAGGTAGCTCCACCATGCTTGCACCAGCGGAAAtaaaacaggaggaggaggagacacGCTGCTCAGGAACCACAGAGGCACCTCTTATTCAG GGATGTCATGTAAAGGCCGAGTACCAGGTGATGTACTTTGTAAGACATGTGGCGACCCAGACCGACCCTCCATCCATTTCCACAAACGCACGATCAGTCGGCACACAGCTGACCGGGTTATCCCGAAGTACAG GTTCACAGGTGAAAATGGGTCGAGATTTTGGTGTCTGCACGGTTCCCTTAAAAACTCCCCGGCTGCTCTTACAACCCACCTTGGTAAAAAGACCAAATAAGAGACTTCGACTGGCTCTGGAATATGAGGAGGAAGCCTCGTCAGAAGCCATCACATCTACAGCAGTTCAGGTCAAAACCAGTTCAACGTGA
- the LOC114141220 gene encoding carboxypeptidase Q isoform X3 has translation MGRYEDVAKRIIELAVFGAAQNRSYRRLADFTDTIGNRVSGSRNLEMAIKYMYTAMKQDGLDVHLEPVKIPHWVRGKESAEMIMPRTKSLAILGLGSSVGTPPEGVEAEVLVVQSFEELKRRASEATGRIVVFNQPFISYSETVAYRAFGASEAAKVGAVATLIRSVTPFSINSPHTGLQIYQDGVKRIPTACITVEDAELMWRLAQNKQKIVVRLIMGAQTLPDADSFNTVAEIRGWQHPEQVVLLSGHLDSWDVGQGAMDDGGGVMISWEALSLIKDLGLRPRRTLRAVLWTGEEQGGVGAQQYFNLHKENISNFDLVMESDLGTFTPMGLQFLGSEAARKVMEEVIKLLAPINVTKLETDAEGTDIFLWMQAGIPGASLHVADSRYFWFHHSEGDNMTVQDPHDMDLCSALWAVVAYVVADLEDMLPRRP, from the exons ATGGGAAGATATGAAGATGTGGCCAAGCGCATCATTGAGCTAGCTGTATTTGGTGCGGCCCAGAACCGCTCTTACAGACGGCTGGCTGACTTTACTGACACAATCGGGAACCGGGTCAGTGGGTCACGGAACCTGGAAATGGCTATTAAATACATGTACACTGCCATGAAACAGGATGGACTGGATGTTCATCTAG AACCAGTAAAAATCCCTCACTGGGTTAGAGGGAAGGAGAGTGCAGAGATGATTATGCCCAGGACCAAGAGCCTGGCTATACTGGGCCTGGGCAGCAGTGTAGGAACGCCTCCAGAAG GTGTTGAGGCTGAGGTGTTGGTGGTTCAGTCTTTTGAGGAACTGAAGCGTAGAGCCAGCGAGGCCACAGGGAGGATTGTGGTTTTTAACCAGCCTTTTATCAGCTACTCGGAGACGGTTGCTTATCGTGCTTTCGGTGCTTCAGAGGCAGCTAAAGTGGGAGCTGTGGCCACACTTATTCGATCTGTCACCCCTTTCTCTATTAACAG TCCTCACACAGGTTTGCAGATCTACCAAGACGGAGTGAAGCGAATCCCCACAGCCTGCATCACAGTGGAGGACGCTGAGCTAATGTGGCGTTTGgctcaaaacaaacagaagattGTGGTCAGACTCATAATGGGAGCCCAGACTCTGCCAGATGCTGACTCTTTTAACACAGTGGCTGAGATAAGAGGCTGGCAGCACCCGGAGCAG GTTGTCCTATTGAGCGGTCATCTGGACAGCTGGGATGTTGGCCAGGGCGCCATGGATGATGGAGGTGGAGTCATGATATCCTGGGAGGCTCTGTCCCTCATCAAAGACCTGG GTTTGCGCCCAAGAAGAACTTTGCGAGCGGTTCTGTGGACAGGTGAGGAGCAGGGTGGTGTCGGTGCACAGCAGTACTTCAATCTACACAAG GAGAACATCTCCAACTTTGACCTTGTTATGGAGTCTGACTTGGGGACCTTCACCCCGATGGGTCTGCAGTTTTTAGGCAGTGAGGCGGCACGAAAG GTGATGGAAGAAGTTATCAAACTTTTGGCTCCCATTAATGTAACCAAACTGGAGACTGATGCCGAGGGGACAGATATCTTTCTGTGGATGCAAGCAGGAATCCCAG GGGCCAGCCTTCATGTGGCAGACAGTCGTTACTTTTGGTTCCACCACAGTGAGGGAGACAACATGACAGTCCAGGACCCTCACGACATGGACCTCTGCTCGGCATTGTGGGCCGTGGTTGCGTACGTCGTGGCTGACCTGGAGGACATGCTGCCCAGAAGGCCGTAA